ACCGCCGGCGTCGGCGTGGGGCTCGGCGGGATGCTGCTCTACTTCGTGGCGAACTTCTACGACGTCGCGACCTTCGCCCCCACGCTCGCCTCGATGATCGGTCTGGGCGTCGGCATCGACTACTCGCTGTTCGTCATCAACCGCTACCGCCAGGCCATCCACGCCGGCCACAGCCCGCGTGAGGCGGCACTGGAGGCGGTCAACACCTCGGGTCGCGCCGTGGTGTTCGCGGCGAGCACGGTGATCATCGCCCTGCTCGGCCTGTGGATCATGCGGATCAGCTTCTTCAACGGGCTCTCGCTCGCGGCCGCGGGCACGGTGCTGCTCGTCATGCTCTCGGCCGTGTGGCTGCTGCCCGCGATCCTGTCGCTGCTCGGCGAGCGCGCGGTCACCCCGGTCTCCGGCCTCATCCGGCACGGGCTCGCGGGCGGCGGCGTGCGGCGCGTGGTCGCCGTCGTGGCGCTCGTGCTCATCTGGCTCGTGGCGGCCGGCCTCGCGGCCAGCGTGGTCGCCGGCGACCAGGGGGTGGGCGCCAAGATCGTGCTGCCGCTCGTCGCCCTCGGTGCCGCGGCGATGGCCACGTGGGGCTACCGCTTCACCCGCCACCACCGCCACGAGCAGGACTTCCACCCCGAGGGCGGGCGCTGGGCGCACTACGCGCGGCTCCTGCAGCGGCGGCCGATCGTGCCGGCGCTGCTCGCCCTCGGCGCGGTGCTGCTGCTCGCCGTCCCGGCGCTGTCCCTGCGCCTGGGCTTCCCCGACGACTCCGGCACGGCGCCGGGCTCGCCGTCGCGGATCGCCTACGACCTCACCTCGCAGGGCTGGGGCCCGGGCGCCAACGGCCCGTTCCTCGTCGCGGTCGACCTGTCCAAGGCGACCGACCAGCAGGCCTTCGCCTCGGTGATCACGGCCCTGGCCCAGACCGACGGCGTCGCCCGGGTGAACCCCACCGTCGAGATGCTGCCGGCGTACGCCTTCTCCGCGGGCAACGCCTCCGCGCAGACGGTGGCGGTCGTGTCGGTGCAGCCCACCACCGGGCCGCAGGACGAGGCGACCACCCAGCTGCTCGACCGGCTGCGCACGCAGACGCTGCCCCCGGTCGACCAGAAGACGGGTGCTGCCTCCTACGTCGGCGGCACCACGGCGATCACCGCGGACTTCTCCACGGTGATGGCGCAGGCGCTCCCGCTGTTCCTCACGGTGGTCGTGGGCCTCGGGTTCCTCATGCTGCTGGTGCTCTTCCGCGCGCCGGTGGTGTCGCTCACCGCGGTGGTCACCTCGCTGCTGTCCTTCGCCGCCTCGCTCGGCGTCACGGTGGCGGTGTTCCAGTGGGGCTGGCTCAACGACCTGCTGGGAGTCACCGGCACGGGGCCGATCTTCCCGTTCCTGCCCGTGATGGTGTTCTCGATCCTGTTCGGCCTCTCCATGGACTACCAGGTCTTCCTGGTCAGCCGCATGCAGGAGGAGTGGTCGCGCGGGATCGACAACCTGTCCTCGGTGCGCCGCGGGCTGGCCGGCTCCGGGCGCGTGGTGCTCATGGCCGCGCTCATCATGGCCAGCGTGTTCGGGGCGTTCATCCCGACGCCGAACAACACGATCAAGCTGTTCGGCGTGGCGCTCACGGCGGCGGTGCTGGTGGACGCGTTCCTCATCCGCCTGGTGTTCGTCCCGTCGTTCATGTCGATCCTCGGGCGGGTCAACTGGTGGCTCCCCGGCTGGCTGGACCGGATCCTGCCGCACTTCGAGCTGGAGGCCGGCGCCGACGAGATCGGCGACGACGAGCCCGATCCGGGCGTGCGCGACACCGACCAGGCGCTGGTGTAGCGAGGCACGGCGCACGGGCCCGGGACGGCGACCACGGTCGCGTCCCGGGCCTGTCCCGCGTCCTGGCGCCCTGACGGTCACCGGTGCCCCGGGCGCCGCGGCGTCGACGGCCGGCTGCGGGCATCGGGTCGTGGCGAGGTCACGGCGCGGTTACGCTGCTTCGTGGTCGGGCCGCACGGCCCGCCCCCGACGAACGGACGCTGACCCCGGCCCTGCTGGGCCGACCTTGACCCGCCGGACCGTGCCCGCCACGGCCCGGCGCTCGGCGCCCGCCTCCTCGGGCCCTGCGAGGGGGGAGGCCACCCATGGACCCGGTCGCCGTCGCGGCCCTGGTGCTGGCCGCAGCCCTCGCCGGTGCGCTGCTGGTGGTGCTCACGCGGGCCCGGCGCGCCGGCGCCGACGCCGAGCGCGAGCGCGCCGCCGAGATCGCCGCCGGCGTCGACGCCGAGCTCACCCGGCGTCAGCACGAGGCCGACGCCCGCGCCGAGGCGATCCGCACGGCGGCCCAGGCCGACGCCGAGCGCACCCGGGGCGTCGCGGAGCAGGCGCTGGCGGCGGCCGAGCGCGTGCGGGCCGAGGCGGCCGAGGACGTGCGCCGGGCCGAGGAGCGCCGGGCGGCCGTGGACGCCGACGTCGCCACCGCCCGCGCCGAGATCGCCGCGGCCCGCGCGGAGCTCGCCGGCGTCCGCGAGGAGGCCCAGCGGCGCGAGGACCGGCTCGCCGAGCGCGAGGCCCGGCTCGACGCCGAGCT
This region of Frankiales bacterium genomic DNA includes:
- a CDS encoding MMPL family transporter, with protein sequence MHSGHAPAPASAADAVGPAAREETNLMGGLSRWAVRRPWWALGAFLVLAVVIGFLGTAKKGTLNDSFSLPDTESKTATDLLSQTSFGNYDAITATILWSPQSGSVTDPAVATQIVPLLTQISKLPGVGCVTNPYDAQGGGLGSACTPPQAPQPKPGLTAEQTAAYKAGLAALAKAASPISPDGQVARSTITFTAKAIGDVPSASSNEIVSLVKAANGVDGIQVGANGDALTFAGQEPPSSEGIGVTIALIILLLAFGSLVAAGLPLLTAGVGVGLGGMLLYFVANFYDVATFAPTLASMIGLGVGIDYSLFVINRYRQAIHAGHSPREAALEAVNTSGRAVVFAASTVIIALLGLWIMRISFFNGLSLAAAGTVLLVMLSAVWLLPAILSLLGERAVTPVSGLIRHGLAGGGVRRVVAVVALVLIWLVAAGLAASVVAGDQGVGAKIVLPLVALGAAAMATWGYRFTRHHRHEQDFHPEGGRWAHYARLLQRRPIVPALLALGAVLLLAVPALSLRLGFPDDSGTAPGSPSRIAYDLTSQGWGPGANGPFLVAVDLSKATDQQAFASVITALAQTDGVARVNPTVEMLPAYAFSAGNASAQTVAVVSVQPTTGPQDEATTQLLDRLRTQTLPPVDQKTGAASYVGGTTAITADFSTVMAQALPLFLTVVVGLGFLMLLVLFRAPVVSLTAVVTSLLSFAASLGVTVAVFQWGWLNDLLGVTGTGPIFPFLPVMVFSILFGLSMDYQVFLVSRMQEEWSRGIDNLSSVRRGLAGSGRVVLMAALIMASVFGAFIPTPNNTIKLFGVALTAAVLVDAFLIRLVFVPSFMSILGRVNWWLPGWLDRILPHFELEAGADEIGDDEPDPGVRDTDQALV